A genomic stretch from Sulfurimonas sediminis includes:
- the cysN gene encoding sulfate adenylyltransferase subunit CysN: MSEITTNKITTDIESYLKEHENKDMLRFLTCGSVDDGKSTLIGRMLYDSKMIFDDQLAAAESESNKYGTTGEKIDMALLVDGLQSEREQGITIDVAYRFFATESRKFIIADTPGHEQYTRNMVTGASTADVAIILIDARKGILTQTRRHSFIVNLLGIEHVIVAINKMDLVDFSQEVYEKIKADYNALADELGIKNRYFIPLSALDGDNVVNKSQHTPWYEEKPLLELLDTMDISKEIKEEDFRFPVQYVNRPNLNFRGFCGTIAAGSIAVGDDITVLPSGKTTKVKSIINAGDITETDREATCKEAYAPMAVTITTTDEVDISRGDMLVHTASLPRVSNALKVMLVWMDEKPMQIGKNYDIKRATSVVNGSFEHINYKIDINTYKREQVTELGLNDIASCKMVLTRPIAADPYASNRLTGSFIVVDRMTNNTVGAGMIVDVAARESDKAENAIKEYTAAEKALNRYIRENFPEWGCRSINMERAND, translated from the coding sequence ATGTCAGAAATAACAACAAATAAAATAACAACCGATATAGAAAGCTATTTAAAAGAACATGAAAACAAAGATATGCTTCGCTTCCTTACATGTGGAAGCGTGGACGATGGTAAGAGTACACTTATAGGACGTATGCTCTATGACTCCAAGATGATCTTTGATGATCAACTTGCAGCGGCAGAGAGTGAAAGTAACAAATACGGCACAACAGGCGAAAAGATAGATATGGCTCTGCTTGTTGACGGCTTGCAGAGTGAACGGGAACAGGGCATTACCATAGATGTGGCATACAGGTTTTTTGCAACTGAAAGCAGAAAATTCATCATAGCCGATACTCCGGGTCATGAACAGTACACCAGGAACATGGTAACAGGTGCAAGTACAGCCGATGTGGCCATCATACTCATAGATGCCCGCAAAGGAATTCTCACACAGACAAGAAGACACAGCTTCATAGTAAACCTCTTAGGTATAGAGCATGTTATAGTAGCCATTAACAAAATGGACCTTGTTGACTTTAGCCAAGAGGTTTATGAGAAGATAAAAGCAGACTATAATGCACTCGCAGATGAACTTGGCATAAAAAACAGATACTTCATTCCGCTGAGTGCTCTTGATGGTGACAATGTGGTGAACAAAAGCCAACATACTCCTTGGTACGAGGAAAAACCACTCCTGGAACTCTTGGACACTATGGACATCAGCAAAGAGATAAAAGAAGAAGACTTCAGATTTCCGGTACAGTATGTCAACCGTCCAAATCTGAACTTTCGAGGTTTTTGCGGAACTATCGCAGCAGGCAGTATAGCTGTTGGTGATGATATAACAGTTCTTCCAAGTGGAAAAACCACAAAAGTAAAAAGCATCATCAATGCCGGAGATATCACAGAAACAGACCGTGAAGCTACATGTAAAGAGGCATATGCTCCAATGGCAGTGACTATTACAACTACAGATGAAGTAGACATCAGCCGTGGTGATATGCTCGTACACACTGCTTCTCTTCCAAGAGTCTCAAACGCACTCAAAGTGATGCTGGTTTGGATGGATGAAAAACCGATGCAGATCGGAAAAAATTATGATATCAAAAGAGCCACTTCTGTAGTAAACGGAAGCTTTGAGCATATAAACTACAAAATAGATATCAATACCTACAAACGCGAACAGGTAACAGAACTGGGACTCAATGATATCGCCTCATGCAAAATGGTTCTTACCCGCCCGATAGCAGCAGACCCCTATGCATCAAACCGCCTCACAGGAAGTTTTATAGTCGTTGACAGAATGACAAACAATACAGTAGGCGCAGGTATGATAGTGGATGTAGCCGCAAGAGAGAGTGACAAAGCAGAGAATGCCATAAAAGAGTACACAGCAGCAGAAAAAGCACTCAATCGTTACATACGGGAAAACTTTCCTGAGTGGGGGTGTAGAAGCATTAATATGGAGCGTGCAAATGATTAA
- a CDS encoding BrnT family toxin, with amino-acid sequence MEEVFFNQPLLIVEDFKHSLKECRCVALGKNDFNDLITVIFTVREKHIRVISARAMSKKERTIYERAEKSTNI; translated from the coding sequence GTGGAAGAAGTTTTTTTTAACCAACCATTGCTTATTGTAGAAGATTTTAAACACTCCTTGAAGGAATGTCGATGTGTTGCTTTAGGTAAAAATGATTTTAATGATTTAATAACAGTCATTTTCACAGTAAGAGAGAAACATATAAGAGTAATATCGGCGCGTGCTATGAGTAAAAAAGAAAGGACTATATATGAAAGAGCTGAAAAAAGTACCAACATTTAA
- a CDS encoding glycosyltransferase yields the protein MANAQELEEYKKTIEESGLFDSKYYVREYKDVRQAKELPLEHFVKFGLDEDRKPNAGFDPVWYREHYTDVKEAGLYPFIHYVIYGLKEFRFANENEKKEYENLKEDGFDVEFYKNNYDDIKIFGEKFDFLLHYIRNGQHEGREIKKVKFENLFDINYYIKNTPDVKTTNLTPIEHYKMRGYKEGRNPNPFFDTNWYKSQYPEVENENPLVHYITKGWKEGNNPSYKFDVNKYLENYPEVKKDNIEPLKHFLTEGKDKGYVSFRVDYQNQDCQTILDSGLFMFDWVETIYQDLIQQDSLLHYCIFGHKEGRNPNPFFDTNWYKSQYPEVENENPLVHYITKGWKEGNNPSYKFDVNKYLENYPEVKKDNIEPLKHFLTEGKDKGYVSFRVDYQNQDCQTILDSGCFMFDWVETIYQDLIQQDSLLHYCIFGHKEGRNPNPFFDTNWYKSQYPEVENENPLVHYITKGWKEGNNPSYKFDVNKYLENYPEVKKDNIEPLKHFLTEGKDKGYKVYPVNSDTILSINSKSSFSKKLFPDLGILFDYNIKKLAPLSMKFNKKCLNIHFVIPDFGIGGGGHMNIFRMIRLLEMFGHNLTIWIFDPSIHKDEKTAYEDIIKYYSTIKANVKFIYKDFQKTAKGDVIFASSWNTVWPVQSAKYFKRRFYFIQDYETLFNAKGSRSELAEYTYTQDLDCICASTWLQSLMEKKFNRWARSFNLAADKDIYNPRLREANKIPRIVLYSRIFTERRGVELALIALELLAKEGVKFHVDMFGADFHNIDSAPFSCSVFYKRTPEELADLYNKSDIGLVFSLTNYSLVPQEMMACDLAIVEFDTESTRAIYPDNIVTFSGPSPIDIKEKIKYLLLNPNARKKQVMNAKKWLKQFSWIKSAREIEKAILDRLAEHNFEAIETYKKEKIKASIIIPTYNGGELFKTVLVALQNQITPWKYEIIVLDSESTDGTAEYLKSIDNIIYKTIKKEDFNHGATRNYGVEISQGEYIAFITQDAIPTHNHWLYNFVTMLEHYPNAAGAFGKHIAHDDASTFTKRELREHFNNFLNFPLSVSLKSKIPDGYDEKSWMGILHFYSDNNSCFRKSIWKKIPYRNVQYGEDQLWADDIIKKGYEKLYVPTAVVKHSHEYAPKTTYERAKTDADFFKYYWGYQLIDSDKKDHIVKELIKNDIIFALENALPKKEINDRIASIKAKFQGYLDGYNKDVSMFSKESKEKSKF from the coding sequence ATGGCTAATGCACAGGAGCTAGAAGAGTACAAAAAGACCATAGAAGAGAGTGGTCTTTTTGACAGTAAGTATTATGTACGAGAATATAAAGATGTCAGACAAGCAAAAGAACTGCCTCTTGAACATTTTGTGAAATTTGGTCTTGATGAAGATAGAAAGCCCAATGCCGGGTTTGATCCTGTTTGGTACAGGGAACATTACACAGATGTAAAAGAAGCAGGTTTGTATCCTTTTATACATTATGTAATATATGGACTCAAAGAATTTCGCTTCGCAAATGAAAACGAAAAAAAAGAGTATGAAAACCTCAAAGAAGATGGTTTTGATGTTGAATTTTATAAAAATAATTATGATGATATAAAAATATTCGGAGAAAAATTTGATTTTCTACTTCACTATATTAGGAATGGGCAGCATGAAGGTCGAGAAATTAAAAAAGTAAAATTTGAAAATCTTTTCGACATAAATTATTATATAAAAAACACCCCTGATGTAAAAACTACAAATCTAACTCCTATAGAACATTATAAAATGCGGGGCTACAAAGAAGGAAGAAACCCAAATCCGTTTTTTGACACGAATTGGTATAAAAGCCAATATCCAGAGGTTGAGAATGAAAACCCATTAGTTCATTACATCACAAAGGGCTGGAAAGAAGGCAATAATCCTTCATATAAGTTTGATGTAAATAAATATCTAGAAAACTACCCAGAAGTAAAAAAAGACAATATCGAACCACTAAAACATTTTTTAACGGAGGGGAAAGATAAAGGATATGTAAGTTTTAGAGTCGATTATCAAAACCAAGATTGTCAAACTATTTTAGACAGTGGGCTGTTTATGTTTGACTGGGTAGAGACCATATATCAAGATCTCATCCAGCAAGATTCTTTACTGCATTATTGTATATTTGGCCATAAAGAAGGAAGAAACCCAAATCCGTTTTTTGACACGAATTGGTATAAAAGCCAATATCCAGAGGTTGAGAATGAAAACCCATTAGTTCATTACATCACAAAGGGCTGGAAAGAAGGCAATAATCCTTCATATAAGTTTGATGTAAATAAATATCTAGAAAACTACCCAGAAGTAAAAAAAGACAATATCGAACCACTAAAACATTTTTTAACGGAGGGGAAAGATAAAGGATATGTAAGTTTTAGAGTCGATTATCAAAACCAAGATTGTCAAACTATTTTAGACAGTGGCTGTTTTATGTTTGACTGGGTAGAGACCATATATCAAGATCTCATCCAGCAAGATTCTTTACTGCATTATTGTATATTTGGCCATAAAGAAGGAAGAAACCCAAATCCGTTTTTTGACACGAATTGGTATAAAAGCCAATATCCAGAGGTTGAGAATGAAAACCCATTAGTTCATTACATCACAAAGGGCTGGAAAGAAGGCAATAATCCTTCATATAAGTTTGATGTAAATAAATATCTAGAAAACTACCCAGAAGTAAAAAAAGACAATATCGAACCACTAAAACATTTTTTAACGGAGGGGAAAGATAAAGGCTACAAGGTTTATCCCGTTAATTCAGATACTATTTTGTCAATAAATTCTAAGAGTTCTTTTAGCAAAAAACTATTCCCAGATTTGGGAATACTATTTGACTATAATATTAAAAAATTAGCACCTTTGTCCATGAAGTTTAATAAAAAATGTTTAAATATTCATTTTGTTATACCTGACTTTGGTATTGGTGGTGGTGGGCATATGAATATTTTTCGTATGATTCGTCTCTTAGAAATGTTCGGACATAATTTAACTATATGGATATTTGATCCATCTATTCACAAAGATGAAAAGACTGCATATGAAGACATCATCAAATATTATAGCACTATCAAAGCAAATGTAAAGTTTATTTATAAAGACTTTCAAAAAACGGCTAAAGGTGATGTAATTTTTGCATCATCCTGGAATACGGTTTGGCCCGTTCAAAGTGCTAAATATTTCAAAAGAAGATTTTATTTTATTCAAGATTATGAAACTTTATTTAATGCAAAAGGTTCGAGAAGTGAATTGGCGGAATATACATATACTCAAGATTTAGACTGCATATGTGCAAGTACATGGCTTCAATCACTTATGGAAAAAAAGTTTAATCGTTGGGCTAGATCTTTTAATTTAGCAGCAGATAAAGATATTTACAATCCTAGGTTAAGAGAAGCTAATAAAATTCCAAGAATTGTTCTTTACTCAAGAATTTTTACAGAACGTAGAGGTGTTGAACTTGCATTGATTGCGTTAGAACTATTAGCAAAAGAAGGGGTTAAGTTTCATGTGGATATGTTCGGAGCAGATTTTCACAATATAGATTCGGCTCCTTTTTCGTGTAGTGTCTTTTACAAAAGAACTCCAGAAGAATTAGCAGATTTATATAATAAATCTGACATTGGGTTAGTATTTTCTCTTACAAATTACTCCTTAGTTCCACAGGAAATGATGGCATGTGATTTAGCAATTGTAGAGTTTGATACAGAAAGTACAAGAGCAATTTACCCTGATAATATAGTGACCTTTTCTGGGCCAAGCCCAATAGACATTAAAGAAAAAATAAAATATTTATTGTTAAATCCTAACGCAAGAAAAAAACAAGTAATGAATGCTAAAAAATGGCTTAAACAATTCTCTTGGATAAAGTCTGCTAGAGAAATTGAAAAGGCTATTTTAGATAGACTAGCAGAACATAACTTTGAGGCTATTGAAACTTATAAAAAAGAAAAAATAAAAGCAAGTATAATAATTCCAACATATAATGGAGGTGAGTTATTTAAAACTGTTTTAGTGGCTTTGCAAAACCAGATTACCCCTTGGAAATATGAAATAATTGTTTTAGACAGTGAATCGACAGATGGAACAGCGGAATATTTAAAATCTATTGATAATATAATCTATAAAACCATTAAAAAAGAAGATTTTAATCATGGTGCTACGAGAAATTATGGTGTAGAGATTTCACAAGGAGAATATATTGCATTTATTACACAAGATGCTATTCCAACACATAATCATTGGCTTTATAATTTTGTAACAATGCTAGAACATTATCCAAATGCAGCTGGAGCATTTGGAAAGCATATTGCTCATGATGATGCATCAACATTTACTAAAAGAGAATTAAGAGAACATTTCAATAATTTTTTGAACTTTCCTTTATCTGTTTCACTTAAAAGTAAAATACCTGATGGATATGATGAAAAAAGTTGGATGGGTATCCTACATTTTTACAGTGATAACAACTCTTGTTTTCGAAAAAGCATTTGGAAAAAGATACCTTATCGTAATGTACAATATGGCGAAGACCAACTGTGGGCAGATGATATTATAAAAAAGGGTTATGAAAAACTCTATGTACCTACTGCAGTAGTAAAACATTCGCATGAATATGCTCCAAAAACCACCTATGAAAGAGCAAAAACTGATGCAGATTTTTTTAAATACTATTGGGGGTATCAATTAATAGATTCAGATAAAAAAGATCATATCGTAAAAGAATTAATAAAAAATGATATTATATTTGCTTTAGAAAATGCACTTCCAAAAAAAGAAATAAATGACAGAATAGCATCTATTAAAGCGAAATTTCAAGGTTATCTAGATGGCTATAATAAAGATGTATCAATGTTTTCAAAAGAAAGCAAAGAGAAAAGTAAATTTTAA
- a CDS encoding BrnA antitoxin family protein — MKELKKVPTFKNEREEASFWDKHDVTEYFDMDKAKSVRFPNLKKTTKSISLRLPVDMIEELKVQANAMDVPYQSLIKMFLTNALKTA; from the coding sequence ATGAAAGAGCTGAAAAAAGTACCAACATTTAAGAATGAAAGAGAGGAAGCATCTTTTTGGGATAAGCATGATGTAACTGAGTATTTTGACATGGACAAAGCAAAATCAGTTCGATTTCCTAATCTTAAAAAAACAACGAAGAGTATCTCTCTGCGTTTACCGGTTGATATGATTGAAGAGTTAAAGGTGCAAGCTAATGCAATGGATGTGCCTTATCAGTCACTCATAAAAATGTTTTTAACCAATGCGCTTAAAACTGCCTAG
- a CDS encoding nucleotidyltransferase domain-containing protein translates to MRIQTEQIQVLKNKVNELSKDAQLYLFGSRVDDTKKGGDIDLLIVSKSLTKKDLRFIRIDFFNYFGEQKIDIVLDNGEFKNPFTRYIFKKAVLL, encoded by the coding sequence ATGAGGATACAAACAGAGCAAATTCAAGTACTGAAAAACAAAGTGAATGAACTCTCAAAAGATGCGCAACTGTATCTATTTGGAAGTCGTGTTGATGATACAAAAAAAGGTGGTGACATAGATTTGCTTATAGTATCTAAGTCATTAACAAAAAAAGATTTACGATTTATTCGTATAGATTTTTTTAACTACTTTGGAGAGCAAAAGATTGATATTGTACTTGATAACGGAGAATTTAAAAATCCATTTACCAGGTATATCTTTAAAAAGGCTGTTTTATTGTGA
- a CDS encoding type II toxin-antitoxin system RelE family toxin, protein MIYYLDFHPKALKEWSRLDYATKQQFHKKLKNKLSNPRVPKDRLSGYANVYKIKLRNAGYRLAYEVKDDEIVVFVISIGKRENNEIYDNLKDRI, encoded by the coding sequence ATGATTTATTATCTTGATTTTCATCCAAAAGCTTTGAAGGAGTGGAGTAGGTTGGATTATGCCACAAAACAACAATTCCACAAAAAACTCAAAAATAAATTGTCCAATCCAAGAGTACCAAAAGACAGACTTAGCGGATATGCAAATGTATATAAAATAAAACTTAGAAATGCTGGATATAGATTGGCTTATGAGGTTAAAGATGACGAGATTGTGGTGTTTGTGATCAGTATAGGAAAGAGAGAAAACAATGAAATTTATGATAATTTAAAAGATAGAATTTAA
- a CDS encoding NAD-dependent epimerase/dehydratase family protein, whose protein sequence is MIIGNGQLAQAFKELDKRDDVIIFASGVANSNCTDKSEFEKEKDLLIKTLINNKKKKFVYFSSCALSAKEYQLNDYYIHKQNMEKIIKEHSASYYIFRIPQLFADIKRHSTLINYLFYAIKEEKEIKIYKDAFRYVIALDDVHTIVIQLIEHHKGGTTLDIANSYRYSIAEIVEIIEQLTNKKANSTLINKKDAYTLDLIDLYNTISQYNIDGIKFGKSYLYDKLLSKLSL, encoded by the coding sequence ATGATAATAGGTAATGGTCAATTGGCACAGGCTTTTAAAGAGTTGGATAAAAGGGATGATGTCATCATTTTTGCAAGTGGCGTAGCAAACTCAAACTGTACTGATAAAAGTGAATTTGAAAAAGAAAAAGATCTCTTAATAAAAACACTTATAAACAACAAAAAGAAAAAGTTTGTCTACTTTAGCAGTTGTGCTTTGTCCGCCAAAGAGTATCAATTAAATGACTATTATATCCACAAACAAAATATGGAAAAAATTATAAAGGAACATTCTGCCTCTTACTACATATTTAGAATTCCACAACTTTTTGCAGATATTAAAAGGCACTCTACACTCATTAATTATCTTTTTTATGCCATCAAAGAAGAAAAGGAGATAAAAATATACAAAGATGCTTTTCGATATGTGATAGCTCTAGATGACGTGCATACAATAGTAATACAGCTTATAGAACATCATAAAGGAGGTACTACTCTTGATATTGCCAATAGTTACAGATACTCTATTGCTGAAATTGTTGAGATTATTGAACAACTGACAAACAAAAAAGCAAACTCTACACTGATTAATAAAAAAGATGCTTATACGTTGGATTTAATTGATCTTTACAATACAATTTCTCAGTATAATATTGATGGCATAAAATTTGGTAAATCATATCTGTATGATAAACTTTTATCAAAATTATCTCTTTAA
- the cysD gene encoding sulfate adenylyltransferase subunit CysD, which translates to MITKERLTHLKQLEAESIHILREVAAEFTNPVMMYSVGKDSSVMLHLALKAFAPAKPPFKFLHVDTTWKFKEMIAFRDNRMKELGFDLVVHSNPEGVEMNVGPFTHGSKVHTDIMKTEALKQALNDGGYDAVIGGARRDEEKSRAKERIFSFRDKNHRWDPKNQRPELWNVYNTALAKGESVRVFPISNWTELDVWQYIYLEGIPIPSLYFAAERPVVEYEGTKIMVDDERMPEELRKTAKNEMVRFRTLGCYPLTGAINSNATTLPEIIKEMLLSTSSEREGRLIDKDSEGAMEKKKIEGYF; encoded by the coding sequence ATGATAACCAAAGAACGCCTAACCCACCTCAAACAACTTGAAGCAGAGTCCATCCACATTCTCCGTGAAGTAGCGGCGGAGTTTACCAACCCTGTGATGATGTACTCAGTAGGAAAAGACTCCTCTGTGATGCTGCATCTTGCACTAAAAGCCTTTGCTCCCGCCAAACCTCCTTTTAAGTTCTTACATGTAGATACAACATGGAAATTTAAAGAGATGATAGCATTTCGTGATAACAGAATGAAAGAGCTGGGATTTGACCTTGTTGTTCACTCTAACCCTGAAGGTGTAGAGATGAATGTAGGTCCATTTACACACGGAAGTAAAGTACATACCGACATTATGAAAACAGAGGCTTTAAAACAGGCACTCAATGACGGTGGCTATGATGCTGTCATCGGTGGTGCTCGCCGTGATGAAGAGAAGTCCCGTGCAAAAGAGCGTATATTTTCATTTCGTGATAAAAACCACAGATGGGACCCTAAAAACCAAAGACCTGAACTTTGGAATGTCTATAACACTGCTCTTGCAAAAGGTGAAAGTGTCCGTGTCTTTCCTATAAGCAACTGGACAGAACTTGATGTATGGCAGTACATCTACCTTGAGGGCATCCCTATTCCATCGCTCTACTTTGCGGCAGAAAGACCAGTAGTTGAGTATGAGGGAACAAAAATAATGGTGGATGATGAGCGTATGCCCGAAGAGCTTCGTAAAACTGCCAAAAATGAGATGGTTCGTTTTAGAACACTTGGTTGTTACCCACTCACAGGTGCCATCAACTCAAATGCGACAACACTTCCTGAGATCATAAAAGAGATGCTCCTCTCAACAAGTAGTGAGCGTGAAGGTCGCCTCATAGATAAAGACAGTGAAGGTGCTATGGAGAAGAAAAAAATTGAGGGGTATTTTTAA
- a CDS encoding type II toxin-antitoxin system Phd/YefM family antitoxin: MQPMLANYTASITELKQSPTQLLKDAGNEAIAILNHNVASAYLVPSDLYAKMIDIIDDYYLTQAVEERYNDGEKPIRVDIDDLLS, translated from the coding sequence ATGCAGCCAATGTTAGCAAATTATACAGCAAGTATTACAGAACTGAAGCAATCACCAACTCAGTTGCTGAAGGATGCAGGAAACGAGGCAATAGCGATACTCAATCACAATGTTGCCAGTGCCTATCTGGTACCCAGCGATCTCTATGCCAAAATGATAGATATTATCGATGATTATTATCTGACACAAGCGGTAGAAGAGAGATATAATGATGGAGAAAAACCGATCAGAGTAGATATTGATGATTTATTATCTTGA
- a CDS encoding sulfotransferase family 2 domain-containing protein: MINFYQNYLFKFTGNHALMIYESDSVYTFIPKNACSTMRLSLAIVNGCIQEIKDYNWIHKNNNTFVADLGELIKAKYTFVILRDPFRRVASVYMDKIVDRTTEAWSLYDKLERKIELKEMSFKKFVELISRPGVFRSNIHWRPQIDFLMYQTYDDYFCLEDFAKAVPVIEEKANIKIYDARNLTKHGLDQYETVNDKNFSTALPLELLNLKDEGYAPSYESLYDEELVDLVSKMYKDDLLLYTEKFGKENLLF, translated from the coding sequence ATGATAAACTTTTATCAAAATTATCTCTTTAAGTTTACCGGCAATCACGCTCTGATGATTTATGAAAGTGACTCGGTATATACCTTTATACCAAAAAATGCCTGTTCTACCATGCGGCTTTCGCTGGCCATAGTCAACGGATGTATACAGGAGATAAAAGATTATAACTGGATTCATAAGAACAACAACACATTTGTAGCAGATTTGGGAGAGCTTATAAAAGCAAAATACACTTTTGTTATTTTAAGAGACCCTTTTAGAAGAGTTGCAAGTGTATATATGGATAAAATTGTAGACAGAACTACCGAAGCGTGGAGTCTGTATGACAAACTTGAGAGAAAAATTGAGCTTAAAGAGATGAGCTTTAAAAAATTTGTAGAGCTGATCTCCAGACCGGGTGTATTTAGAAGCAACATTCACTGGCGCCCGCAGATAGATTTTTTGATGTACCAGACATATGATGACTATTTCTGTCTGGAAGATTTTGCAAAAGCTGTTCCGGTCATTGAAGAGAAAGCAAATATTAAAATTTATGACGCCCGCAATCTGACAAAACACGGTCTGGACCAGTATGAAACCGTAAATGACAAAAACTTCTCCACTGCTCTGCCTTTGGAACTGCTGAACTTAAAAGATGAGGGGTATGCCCCTTCTTATGAAAGCCTGTACGATGAAGAACTGGTTGATTTGGTAAGCAAAATGTATAAAGACGATCTGTTGCTGTATACAGAAAAATTTGGAAAAGAGAACCTACTCTTTTAA